cggtgagattggcctttgcctccattggagcttttcccttttgatcacgacttctcacgtgatcctccatttgaagcttggatattaatatcggcacggacatctccgagcgctcatgcttcaaaaggttttgaaatttcctccaactaggaggtaatttctctatgatgattgcaacgagcaatgcatccgccaagggcatcccttcggcttgaacctcatgtgaaagattttggaactcttccacttggtccatcaatggtcgggagtcgaccattttatattccaaccatttggcgacaatatacttggtagtatttgccttgtccacttgatatttcagatcaagggcctcccacaattgtttcgcggtttcatgaaccttgaaaacacgatagagccgttcgtccaaagacatgagaacggtgttacggcacaagtagtcgccgcggcacCAGTTCAACTCCGGTGGCTGGAAGCTGTAAACGTTGAAGAGgtggccggtgggcgcagcCATTGAAGAAAACTTAGCTGCAAAATTGAATACGCATGCAGAAGTCGTAGCATGcgttcttctgctgctgcttctttTTTCTGCTGCTGCATGCTGATGTGGGCTGGGCAGTTGGGCTTGGGAattaaattctgttgggccaagaaaataattctgttgggccaaaaattaaaagcccaatggagttggtccaaaaaatagttttgggccccaaacaccaccccaaagcaccaattgccaagatccaagtccttggcccgacccgacccgcccgtccggcggcggcgacgacgtcgttgtccgtccgtccgatcgtcggcggcggcgcgcgaggctagtacttagatcaagcccactagcaagcccacaagtcaatttatcaactccatgtgctttgctattcttatacatgaaaaacatctctatgttttccaatgtgggataacataacataaatgttattttccctcttcaacatccaaactttgacatacaatatctcactcatcggaaatcggttttgagacttcaagtatatcacgttgatctactcgagatgtagattaacatccaatcattattttaattaaataataaatatttaattaaataataatttccagatatggctttaaaaccatatttccaacagaAGATACacgaaaaaacaaaaagaaatggAAGAAACAGCAAAAGCAAAAGGAAAGAGTTGTAAAACAAACTAGGGAAGGTGTTATTTTAGAAGGAAATAGGAAGAGCTACTTGTCGACAACGAGCTTAGCCCTTGTATGACCCTCACTGATTTGAAATTCCTCCCCTAACCCAAAATGAGCCATGAGCAGCCAAACAAGGGTTATGAGCTCTCCTCCTTTGCTCAGTTGCTGCGCATGCGCGTTGGGTCTGCAACGTACAGCCGCGTACGACAGCATCTCAACCCAAACTCTGCTCATAATTCCCCATTTCTCCTCCTTCTTACCCATCAGCTCTTTCGCCAGCATGCAGCCGTCGAAGAGCACTGATTTGCTCCTATCTCCCTTGATGGAAACCGGCTCCACTTCCGTGTTTACGCCGTGGATCTTTTCGCAAGCTTTCACTTGTTTGGGATCCCGTTCTGTTTCCTCCCTCGTTAAGTAGTTGAGAAACTTCCCGACAACTTTCTTGCTCTTTAGGAAATTAATCCCTTTTCTCGGAATCAGAGGCAGAAACACGGTGATGAACAAGGAGAAGATGAAGGATAAAATGGGAGCAAACAGGGCAACTGTGAAATATTGGAGATAGCTGGCCAAACTCTTAAGAGCGTATTTCAAGACTCGCCAGGCGCGGGGCTTCTTCTCTCTGGATCCTTCCAGAAACTTCTTGGTCTCGGCACACGTGTCGCGGAATCGGATCTGGCCGATACCCGCCACTGCGGACATCATTGTAGGCTGCATGATGAGAAGATACAGCATGTAATCGGAGAGGAGCTTGGAGAATTGCAAGTGCTGCTTCACAGTGAATCCGTCGGTATCATGGTGATGAGGATCCAGCTGTGTTTCATCTTCCATGCACCAGCAGATCTCGGTGGCGATATGCCAGAGCAGCAGGCTCTGATCGTAGTCCACGCCGTTAATATATTTGAGCAGTTCGCCTGGCGCTGCCCTCTGATCGCGGCCGTGTCCCACGCGGAGGGCCCAATCGCCTCGCGCTGCGCTCAACTCTTTTGCGGTTTCTAGATCATCCGCCAGCTCcgatttcttcttcagctccaCGAAGATGAGATCCCGCAGGTCCGTGGTGAAGGGCTTGTTCGTCACGTACATGATTGCATCAAAAATGGCAATTAAGTTGAGGAAATCCATGATTTTCTCTTTCTCCGGCAGCCGGTGATTCAGGCAGTAATTTATGAGGTTGAAACTGGGGACGGTTCCGGACCAGCGGCGGTGCAGCAAGCGCATGAGCTTCTTCAATAAGCCATACTCAGCAATCTTGTTGAATAAGGCGGCGGGATCAAGCTTGGATGTGGATGGAGTTCTTTGCTGAGAAGTAGTCTCCAAGTTGACAGCAGGCAGATTATTGGTACGAACAACGAGCCAATTAGAGGTGATGAGCTTGAAAAAGGCAATGACATCCAAGGCAATGGCTCCGAAGAGCAGAGTATAGGTAATGGCTACATCAGGGATCTCGAAGTCGCGCTTGTCCTCTTTGTAGAAGAGATTGAGCGATGCAATCACCAAACCAAAGGCAATCAACCTACCCAGGTATCCCCACCGAGTGTACACCACGCGAACCTTCGTAAACAGCACGTCGTACATGAAATTCAGCTCGATGCTTATCACCTCGAAAGCATCCTCCGCTGATCTCTCCCGGAAAAAGTCCCGACTCTTGTTGCGATCGCGGGAGCTGAAAATGAGGTCCACGATGAGGCCCTTGAAGATCTCGAAGTAGAGGTACGCATAGAGCACCGCTTCATTACCTTGGAGTGGGCCGGTTTTCACCACCGTCGTTGCTTGCTCTCCTCGGGGTGGCTCCTCGATCATCACGATTCTCGTGGGAAGCTTCGCCTCTGTCATGGACCGGTACTCATCCATGATCTTGGCGTAGTCGGGGCCCGGATCAGGATCCTTGAGCATGGAGTCCCGGAACCTGTTCAAGCTAGCACGGTAGAGCGACATGGTGCGCTCCGAGTACTTGATGAGGCCAGAAACGAGCATGCAGATGGTGGGGATGAGCAGTGGGTTGTGAGGCAGGGTCTGGTAGAGCACGTACCCCGCCGCACATGCCTGGAATATGAGAGCCAGAAGATGCCTGAGCCACAGCTCGTTGTCCTCGAGGGCGAAGGCGGTTATGGTGTCGGGGCCCCCAAGATGCACCAGAAGAAAGGGAGCCCAAAATGCCAGCAGATCTGCATTGTTGGACACACCTTTGGTGCTGCTGCACTTGCTGCTCTGGCTGTTTGAGATGAGCCCCACCGCGAAATTCGCTGCCCAATCCGCCAGCAGGTAGGCCGACCATAGAGGCAGGATCACCCAGCTTGACCGGGTTCGTTTTCTCAGAGGCGCTGCTAATATCAGAAATGACTGCAGGCACAAGCTCAGCAACACGAACCCTCTCAGATCCCAGGTCTCCCATAGATGCTTCAAGTACTCCACACCCGTAAATTTCATCCTCCCACCTTTAATTAATGTCACAACAGGATATACTTTAAATGAATGTAAACAAAAATACCATTCAACTAAAACTGAAGAATCCTTACTTACAAATTCAAATGTGTCGCCACTAGTTGGTAAGTAGGAGCACCGAGCACGAGTGTGGTATGAGGAAACTCTTTGCGATATTTAATGCATCAACGAAAAATGTACGATGCACTCTTggaataaaaaaatcatatatatccaagtgaaaaaagaaaaaagaaaaaaggaaaggaaTACGACTGCCTGTAAAGATCAAAGAATCACCTCCAGAGCAAGCCAAGTACAAAACTGCATGGTCCTGCTTGCTATATAAGGCGTGTGCTTTTTGGGGTTCTCATCGTGAAACACGAGATTCCATTATTCCTGCACACAGATATTGATCATTTATCTGAAGCCATTTACGAAAAGATCCGTGAAAGTGAGAGCCATGGATGACATTGTAGAGGAGTTTCTGCTAGAGAAACTAGATAAGGAGATCGATGGTGCCCGTGAAGCTGAGAAAAAAAAACCACCCACGTGCAACAAGTTGATCTCCATTCACGAAGAGTGTCAAAAGTTGAGGGATTTGATTGCTGGTAAGAAGCCCGCGACTGGCGCTGCAGTGAAGGAGACGAGAAGAGAGAAGCTCTACTATCTCCTCAACCTCATCGAAGAGTGGCACGAGCTGTTCAACAATCAGCCGAGGGCACTGCTTTCCGTTGATCAGATTCCTAGCAAGCTGAAGCAGGTCAGAAAAGAACTTGAAGATGCACCCGACAGCCACAGCGAATTCAAACAACCATCATCGCCAGAAGTGTACCGCTGGAGTTGTCACGCAATGAGCCTGGCTAAGACTCGTGGGTTCGAGGACAAGCTCATGATCATGGAGCGCCTGCTGCTCAACAAAGGCTCAAAGGCTATTGGGATTGTCGGGGTGGCCGGCGTTGGCAAAACAGCACTTTCCCAGCAGGCTTACAACTACCAACCGGTGCAGGAGCACTTTCTCCTCAGAATTTGGCTCTGCTTGTCCAAGCAACAAAAAGAATTAATGCCGGCTGAGCTGAGCTTCGAGGATCGGCTGAAGATGATGCTGAGCTGTCTGGGCTTTGAGGATCAGGTCATCCAGAAGGTCGCTGAGAAGAAACTACTCGAGCTGGCGGTGCGGCGCCACCTCAGCCGTGGAAGATACTTAATTGTCCTTGATGATGTCTGGACAGTGAAAGACAACGGCAAGGACGTGGCTGTGGAGAAGGAGATTCAAAGCTTATTCTCTTTCTTAACTGCTCCACATTTATCCCGATATGATGGGGCGATCATTGTGAGTAGCAGATCGCCGGAATTGGAGCAAATGGTTGGCGCCAAGAATATGCACTGGCTTTTGCCTCTTGCAGATGATGAGAGCTGCTGGGATATTTGCACTGATTCGATTAAGGAAGATGGAACCCACCCACCTCAAAATTTGGAGAAGCTAAAAGGAAACATTGTGAAAAACTGTGATGGCCTGCCATTAATGGCCAAGATGCTGGGCAAAATCGCCCACCATGAACTCAAAAACCCTAGCTAAACAAGAAATCCCAACTCAGCAGGAAGCTTAGATAGCTTCTACTAATTATATATTCAATAATGTGCCTAGTGCATGCTGTTGCATTTGATCTCTTTTAATTGTTGCTTCCACTTATTCAGAATAAATGTATGAAAGTGATTCTAGTGTTGTTTTATTCAACTCTAGATTGTCACGGACATGCAATATGTTGTATTAATTCatataattcaaattatttCGTCATGAGAGAAAAGTTGTTCTTGGCCACATGCATTGTCGATAGTTCTCTTTGTGACTTTccttaattaaaaaaagttgTGTATATCACAAATCAAAGGTCACCCCTAAATTTAACTCTCATTTTGATTGCACGACCAACTATGGGAATTGTTTAACGTTGTCTATAAGATATATTCGGATATGTTTGGAAAAGCAAGACGCTAGAATATTCAAAGAGTGTTGgacgattaattaattatttcacaCTCTCTCTTTATCCTTTGGCCAAATGTCAAGAAACAATTATTCTCCTCGTGAAGAAAATGACACTAAGATTCTATAATGCAGTGTATAACAATACATCGAAACGTTTATCACGTACTACAAAGCATGGAttactaatataattttattggaAAAGCAAAAGGGTTCATGATGAGGAGATAAACAAGTCACCTCTCGGAAATCTCATGTTTAGGAGGTATTGTTATGATCAATCCTTCACTATAGCAAAAAATACTAGCAAAAGGCGTTCGTGTTCGATTTGATTAATAAGATTTGATTGATCAAATAATCTAACT
The genomic region above belongs to Salvia miltiorrhiza cultivar Shanhuang (shh) chromosome 5, IMPLAD_Smil_shh, whole genome shotgun sequence and contains:
- the LOC130985618 gene encoding probable disease resistance protein At4g19060, with translation MDDIVEEFLLEKLDKEIDGAREAEKKKPPTCNKLISIHEECQKLRDLIAGKKPATGAAVKETRREKLYYLLNLIEEWHELFNNQPRALLSVDQIPSKLKQVRKELEDAPDSHSEFKQPSSPEVYRWSCHAMSLAKTRGFEDKLMIMERLLLNKGSKAIGIVGVAGVGKTALSQQAYNYQPVQEHFLLRIWLCLSKQQKELMPAELSFEDRLKMMLSCLGFEDQVIQKVAEKKLLELAVRRHLSRGRYLIVLDDVWTVKDNGKDVAVEKEIQSLFSFLTAPHLSRYDGAIIVSSRSPELEQMVGAKNMHWLLPLADDESCWDICTDSIKEDGTHPPQNLEKLKGNIVKNCDGLPLMAKMLGKIAHHELKNPS
- the LOC130985617 gene encoding uncharacterized protein LOC130985617; its protein translation is MKFTGVEYLKHLWETWDLRGFVLLSLCLQSFLILAAPLRKRTRSSWVILPLWSAYLLADWAANFAVGLISNSQSSKCSSTKGVSNNADLLAFWAPFLLVHLGGPDTITAFALEDNELWLRHLLALIFQACAAGYVLYQTLPHNPLLIPTICMLVSGLIKYSERTMSLYRASLNRFRDSMLKDPDPGPDYAKIMDEYRSMTEAKLPTRIVMIEEPPRGEQATTVVKTGPLQGNEAVLYAYLYFEIFKGLIVDLIFSSRDRNKSRDFFRERSAEDAFEVISIELNFMYDVLFTKVRVVYTRWGYLGRLIAFGLVIASLNLFYKEDKRDFEIPDVAITYTLLFGAIALDVIAFFKLITSNWLVVRTNNLPAVNLETTSQQRTPSTSKLDPAALFNKIAEYGLLKKLMRLLHRRWSGTVPSFNLINYCLNHRLPEKEKIMDFLNLIAIFDAIMYVTNKPFTTDLRDLIFVELKKKSELADDLETAKELSAARGDWALRVGHGRDQRAAPGELLKYINGVDYDQSLLLWHIATEICWCMEDETQLDPHHHDTDGFTVKQHLQFSKLLSDYMLYLLIMQPTMMSAVAGIGQIRFRDTCAETKKFLEGSREKKPRAWRVLKYALKSLASYLQYFTVALFAPILSFIFSLFITVFLPLIPRKGINFLKSKKVVGKFLNYLTREETERDPKQVKACEKIHGVNTEVEPVSIKGDRSKSVLFDGCMLAKELMGKKEEKWGIMSRVWVEMLSYAAVRCRPNAHAQQLSKGGELITLVWLLMAHFGLGEEFQISEGHTRAKLVVDK